A stretch of DNA from Camelina sativa cultivar DH55 unplaced genomic scaffold, Cs unpScaffold18111, whole genome shotgun sequence:
ATATATAGAGCGATCATGAAAGATTACATGAGTAGGGCTTAGCTTGTcaaaaagtcaacaaaaagaaagttaCATGAGGAGGCTTCTAATAACGGCGGCTTCAGGGCTATCTTCATCGACAGATTCGAGAAGCTGAGACAAACGCTCGCTGAGGTTGTCAACTTCTCTGTTCAAGCTTCGTATGTAGTTGCATGTCTCTTGCAACACTTTCGAGGCTGATaccttcaacaaca
This window harbors:
- the LOC104775538 gene encoding transcription factor PRE1-like, which gives rise to ICIHIKSACINKDFILFLLLKVSASKVLQETCNYIRSLNREVDNLSERLSQLLESVDEDSPEAAVIRSLLM